From Segatella copri, the proteins below share one genomic window:
- the nhaD gene encoding sodium:proton antiporter NhaD, which translates to MTTLTISIIVVFVLGYALIATESLTKVNKAAIALLMLVGCWTLYMVDPMQYLQLMHPDYTGGAAGMVEKVTGIIQEHLGDTATTLFFLMGAMTIVEIVDQNGGFNWVRKVMKTKSKRALLWRIAVLTFFLSAILDNLTTSIVMIMILRKLVTDHKDRMVYASLVIIAANSGGAFSPIGDVTTIMLWNKGLITAAGVIAEIFIPSVVSMVIPALILQTMLKGELVMPEVSAQQNASVSDFTEGQRKAVFWLGVGGLIFVPIFKSITHLPPFVGILLVLGVLWTATEVFYRGLHRGADAEGTQKRVTKLLSRVDMSTILFFLGILMAVSCLAEIGVLTALGQGLNVVFDGNHYLVTGIIGVLSSIVDNVPLVAGCMGMYPVAAAGDMAVDGVFWQLLAYCAGVGGSMLIIGSAAGVVVMGLEKITFGWYMKHISWIAFVGYIAGIVCYWFIRTFLYAI; encoded by the coding sequence ATGACTACACTTACAATTTCTATTATTGTCGTTTTCGTGCTCGGCTATGCACTCATAGCTACCGAAAGCTTGACAAAGGTAAACAAGGCAGCGATAGCCCTGTTGATGTTGGTAGGTTGTTGGACCCTCTATATGGTGGATCCAATGCAGTATCTCCAGTTGATGCACCCTGATTATACAGGCGGTGCTGCTGGAATGGTGGAGAAAGTGACCGGAATCATCCAGGAACATCTGGGCGATACCGCCACAACACTCTTCTTCCTGATGGGTGCGATGACCATCGTGGAAATCGTTGACCAGAACGGCGGATTCAACTGGGTTCGCAAGGTGATGAAGACCAAGTCGAAGCGTGCGCTCCTCTGGCGTATCGCTGTCCTTACCTTCTTCCTCTCTGCAATCCTCGACAATCTGACCACCAGTATCGTGATGATCATGATTCTCCGAAAGCTCGTCACCGACCACAAGGATCGCATGGTTTATGCATCCCTCGTCATCATCGCAGCCAATTCGGGTGGTGCCTTCTCACCAATCGGCGACGTTACCACCATCATGCTCTGGAACAAGGGATTGATTACTGCAGCCGGCGTTATCGCCGAAATCTTCATCCCGTCTGTGGTTTCCATGGTGATTCCAGCCCTCATCCTTCAGACCATGTTGAAGGGCGAACTCGTGATGCCTGAGGTTTCTGCCCAGCAGAATGCATCGGTCAGCGATTTCACCGAAGGTCAGCGCAAGGCTGTGTTCTGGTTGGGAGTAGGCGGTTTGATCTTCGTTCCTATCTTCAAGAGTATCACCCACTTGCCTCCATTCGTAGGAATCCTCCTGGTACTGGGCGTTCTCTGGACTGCCACCGAAGTTTTCTATCGCGGTTTGCATCGTGGAGCTGATGCCGAGGGCACTCAGAAGCGAGTAACCAAGTTGCTTTCTCGTGTGGATATGAGTACCATCCTTTTCTTCCTCGGTATCCTGATGGCTGTATCCTGCCTGGCTGAAATTGGCGTGTTGACTGCTTTGGGTCAGGGCTTAAACGTCGTATTCGATGGCAACCATTACCTCGTAACTGGTATCATCGGTGTGCTTTCAAGTATTGTTGACAATGTGCCTCTGGTAGCCGGATGTATGGGAATGTATCCTGTGGCAGCCGCTGGCGATATGGCTGTGGATGGCGTCTTCTGGCAGTTGCTCGCCTACTGTGCCGGTGTCGGTGGTTCAATGCTGATTATCGGTAGTGCTGCTGGTGTGGTAGTAATGGGTTTGGAGAAGATTACCTTCGGCTGGTATATGAAGCACATCTCCTGGATTGCTTTTGTAGGTTACATCGCAGGTATCGTTTGCTACTGGTTCATCCGTACCTTCCTTTATGCTATCTAA
- a CDS encoding AAA family ATPase, whose translation MEQLNNPFVIYGYKGAEYFCDRKKETEVIMKALQNERNIVLISPRRIGKTGLIHHVFENICKQEPETHCFYLDINATRNLSQFIQLLAKTVIGKVDTFSQTAMRKITTFFAGYKPTMSFDEMTGIPTFSITVSPSQSEDSLKHIFEYLKQSEKRIYIAIDEFQQIAEYPEDGTEALLRSYIQFLPNVYFIFAGSKQHMMTDMFLSAKRPFYQSSQILNLPLINQDEYHRFANRWMRTRNLTMNPDTFAYLYNKVDGQTWYIQDILNRLYQNGKEITTAEIDDVILELVNEQEVAFVNYYDSLTDNQAALLSAIAQDKAVTSILSQDFISRHNLPAASSVSLALKTLINREFIYKYNGSYIIYDRFFGMWLRKNCAGN comes from the coding sequence ATGGAACAGCTGAATAACCCATTTGTTATCTACGGATATAAGGGAGCAGAATACTTCTGCGACCGCAAGAAAGAGACGGAAGTCATCATGAAGGCTTTGCAGAATGAGCGCAACATCGTCCTCATCTCTCCCCGACGCATCGGAAAGACGGGACTCATACACCATGTCTTTGAGAACATCTGCAAGCAGGAGCCTGAGACGCATTGTTTCTATCTCGACATCAATGCCACAAGAAATCTGAGCCAATTCATCCAATTATTGGCAAAGACGGTTATCGGGAAGGTTGATACTTTCTCGCAAACTGCCATGCGCAAGATTACCACTTTCTTTGCCGGCTACAAGCCTACGATGTCGTTTGATGAGATGACGGGAATCCCTACGTTCTCGATTACGGTTTCACCAAGCCAGAGCGAGGATTCTCTCAAACATATCTTCGAGTATCTGAAACAATCGGAGAAACGAATCTATATTGCCATCGACGAGTTTCAGCAGATAGCCGAATATCCCGAAGATGGCACAGAGGCCCTGCTACGCTCCTATATCCAGTTTTTGCCGAATGTATATTTCATCTTTGCAGGCAGCAAGCAGCACATGATGACCGATATGTTCCTGTCGGCAAAGCGCCCATTCTATCAGAGTTCGCAAATTCTCAACCTTCCTCTCATCAACCAGGATGAGTATCATCGTTTTGCCAACAGATGGATGAGGACCCGGAATCTGACTATGAATCCTGACACCTTTGCCTATCTATATAATAAGGTGGATGGTCAAACCTGGTATATCCAGGATATTCTGAACCGACTCTATCAGAACGGAAAGGAAATTACGACAGCGGAAATTGATGATGTAATCCTGGAATTGGTGAACGAGCAGGAAGTGGCATTCGTGAATTACTACGATTCCCTTACTGACAATCAGGCAGCCCTTCTATCTGCCATTGCCCAGGATAAGGCTGTCACCTCCATTCTTTCGCAGGATTTCATCAGCCGCCACAACTTGCCTGCTGCCAGCAGCGTGAGTCTTGCTCTCAAGACGCTGATCAATAGAGAATTCATCTACAAGTACAATGGCAGCTATATCATCTACGACCGCTTCTTCGGGATGTGGTTGAGGAAGAACTGCGCTGGAAATTAA
- a CDS encoding ATP-binding protein, whose amino-acid sequence MAKIVNKYPVGIQTFEKIRENGYLYIDKTKYIVDFREKQMSYVFLSRPRRFGKSLFASTLQAYFEGRKELFEGLAIDDYEKDWVKHPVLHFDLSGAKHFDEEGLKHYLDLQLKPYEKLYGRDDDELYPNDRLDGIVKRAYKQTGEKVVVIIDEYDAPLLDVVHEKDVLKQLRLIMQNFYSPLKKLDPYLEFTFITGITKFSQLSIFSELNNLDNISMFDQYSAICGISKAELCTQMKPDIEALGEALGMTYEECLAELTRYYDGYHFSEKSEDVFNPFSLVKALNAQKIAPYWFGSGTPTYLIKMLQKYHVSVMDIEKKSCDIDDFDVSPELVTSALPLLYQSGYLTIKKYNPILHRYTLEYPNKEVKTGMLKSLAPNYLSPISLDNNSLVGDFLEKLYDADVEGAMVRLKAYLASISNRLSNKNERDFQTVFYLIFNLMGAYMRVEENSAIGRADAVVYMPDAVFVFELKYDGSAEEAIRQIDEKGYLIPYSADGKRLFKIGVNFDSSQRTIGDWIIREE is encoded by the coding sequence ATGGCAAAAATAGTAAATAAATATCCTGTAGGAATTCAGACATTTGAAAAAATCCGCGAGAATGGCTATCTCTATATAGATAAGACCAAATATATTGTGGATTTCAGGGAAAAGCAGATGTCGTATGTCTTTCTGAGTCGTCCAAGACGATTCGGCAAGTCGCTCTTTGCCTCTACCCTTCAGGCTTATTTTGAGGGAAGAAAGGAACTTTTCGAGGGATTGGCCATTGATGATTACGAGAAAGATTGGGTGAAGCATCCTGTGCTCCACTTCGACCTGAGCGGTGCCAAGCATTTTGATGAGGAAGGCTTGAAGCATTATCTCGACTTGCAGCTGAAACCATACGAGAAGCTCTATGGCAGGGATGATGATGAATTGTATCCAAACGACCGATTGGATGGAATCGTAAAGCGAGCTTACAAGCAGACTGGCGAAAAGGTGGTGGTCATTATTGATGAATATGATGCCCCATTGCTGGATGTTGTGCATGAGAAGGATGTACTCAAGCAGTTGCGTCTCATTATGCAGAACTTCTATAGTCCTTTAAAAAAGCTCGACCCATATCTGGAGTTTACCTTCATTACGGGTATTACTAAGTTCTCTCAGCTCAGTATCTTCAGCGAACTCAACAACCTCGATAATATCAGCATGTTCGACCAGTATTCGGCTATCTGTGGTATCAGTAAGGCTGAACTTTGTACGCAGATGAAACCGGATATAGAGGCTCTTGGTGAAGCTCTTGGCATGACGTACGAGGAATGTCTGGCTGAGTTGACAAGATACTATGACGGCTATCATTTCAGTGAGAAATCAGAGGATGTCTTTAATCCGTTCAGTTTGGTAAAGGCCTTGAACGCCCAAAAAATTGCCCCTTACTGGTTTGGTTCTGGAACGCCAACTTATCTTATCAAAATGTTGCAGAAGTACCATGTCAGCGTGATGGATATAGAGAAAAAGTCATGTGATATAGATGACTTTGATGTTTCGCCCGAACTGGTGACCTCTGCACTTCCGCTGCTCTATCAGAGCGGTTACCTCACCATCAAGAAGTATAATCCGATATTGCATCGTTATACGCTGGAATATCCTAACAAGGAGGTTAAGACGGGTATGCTCAAGAGTCTTGCGCCCAACTATCTTTCGCCAATATCGCTGGATAACAACAGTCTGGTAGGTGATTTCCTGGAAAAACTCTATGATGCTGATGTTGAGGGAGCGATGGTGCGCCTGAAGGCCTATCTTGCCAGTATCTCCAACCGCTTGAGTAATAAGAACGAACGGGATTTCCAGACGGTGTTCTATCTTATCTTCAACCTGATGGGTGCCTACATGAGGGTAGAGGAGAACAGTGCGATAGGCAGGGCTGATGCCGTGGTGTATATGCCTGATGCCGTGTTTGTTTTTGAACTGAAGTATGATGGTTCTGCCGAAGAAGCTATTAGACAGATTGATGAAAAGGGATATCTGATTCCATATTCTGCAGATGGTAAGCGCCTGTTTAAAATAGGTGTAAATTTCGATAGTAGTCAGCGTACGATTGGTGATTGGATAATCAGGGAAGAATAA
- a CDS encoding carboxypeptidase-like regulatory domain-containing protein, producing MRRFIFLLIVCEFFSLACIAANKTIKGHIVDEFGKNVEFASVYVDSIYAVSDKEGKFSLVVPDGMKQELVISHISYQTNKIPYDVYSKKTSLQLTLKEKTCDLSDITVVSGKKQESILGKGVRAPGDVAFHNVRNTKYETGPLFVVNKDYYVKTAKLRVQKCTFASCTIRLIIYEVKGTNFVPVQHRPLYVRLSEISDKKDLSVWIEEPLKLERNHKYYIGVAVMASSGNGEIHFPAYFKKGCVRNLCTDRKKNLPVTLGVSLYGISAKHLQ from the coding sequence ATGAGGAGATTTATATTTCTTCTGATTGTCTGCGAGTTCTTTTCTTTGGCATGTATTGCTGCAAATAAGACTATAAAAGGACATATTGTAGATGAATTTGGTAAGAACGTTGAATTCGCTAGCGTATATGTAGATAGTATATATGCGGTATCTGACAAGGAAGGAAAATTCTCTCTGGTGGTGCCCGATGGTATGAAACAGGAACTTGTGATTAGTCATATCAGTTATCAGACTAATAAAATTCCTTATGATGTATATAGCAAAAAGACTTCGCTGCAACTTACGTTGAAAGAAAAGACTTGTGATTTGTCAGATATAACAGTCGTTTCCGGTAAAAAGCAGGAAAGTATTCTTGGAAAGGGAGTTCGGGCACCAGGTGATGTTGCATTTCATAACGTTAGAAACACGAAATATGAAACGGGACCCTTATTTGTTGTAAATAAAGACTATTATGTGAAAACAGCCAAATTGCGAGTACAAAAATGTACTTTTGCTTCATGCACAATTCGTTTAATCATTTATGAAGTAAAGGGAACAAATTTTGTGCCTGTACAGCATCGACCTTTGTACGTCCGATTATCCGAAATTTCAGATAAGAAGGATTTATCTGTTTGGATAGAAGAACCGTTGAAGCTGGAGCGCAATCATAAATATTATATAGGTGTAGCTGTTATGGCAAGTAGTGGTAATGGCGAAATTCATTTTCCTGCTTATTTCAAGAAGGGCTGCGTAAGAAATCTGTGTACAGATAGGAAAAAGAATTTGCCAGTAACCTTGGGCGTTTCTCTTTATGGTATATCTGCAAAGCATCTTCAGTAA
- a CDS encoding alpha-amylase family glycosyl hydrolase: MNKMLLVAALAATTLSAQAEQKKGPAWLSDALFYQIYPSSYMDTDGNGIGDLPGITSKLDYIKSLGVNALWLNPIFESGWFDGGYDVIDFYKVDPRFGTNTDLVTLVNEAHKRGMKVCLDLVAGHSSTKCAWFKESSEKDPNQRYSDYYIWMNDIPESEKKEIEARHQEASPESSTRGRYVEANAPRAKYYEKNFFECQPALNYGFAHPDPNHPWEQSVDAPGPQAVRREIRNIMAFWFDKGVDGFRVDMASSLIKNDPDKKEVSKLWNEMRAWKDKYYPETVLISEWANPQQAIPAGFNIDFYIHFGLKGYASLFFDRKTPWGKWEKSYQNCYFDKQGKGSLKEFSENYTKAYNATKNLGYIAVPSANHDYQRPNIGTRNTPDQLKVAMTFFLTMPGVPFIYYGDEIGMKYQMNLPNKEGSNERSGTRTPMQWTKGKNAGFSTSAPDKLYFPVDTENGKLTVEAQQGDQNSLLSYTRKLTALRHSAKALDNEGDWKLLNQKGQEYPMVYERTLGDEKYVVVVNPGAKAASLNISSVGGKAVSVLSTGKVVYKSGKKTDAIKASGISAAVFKVAK, from the coding sequence ATGAATAAAATGTTGTTGGTTGCTGCCTTGGCGGCAACCACACTTTCTGCTCAGGCAGAACAGAAGAAGGGACCGGCTTGGTTGAGTGATGCACTTTTCTATCAGATTTATCCATCTTCCTATATGGATACTGATGGCAATGGTATTGGTGACCTACCGGGTATCACTTCCAAGTTGGATTACATCAAGTCGCTGGGTGTGAACGCCCTCTGGCTCAATCCGATCTTTGAGTCGGGATGGTTTGATGGTGGCTATGATGTCATCGACTTCTATAAGGTGGATCCTCGATTCGGTACCAATACCGATTTGGTTACATTGGTCAATGAGGCCCATAAGCGTGGCATGAAAGTTTGTCTCGACCTGGTGGCAGGACATTCCAGCACCAAGTGTGCCTGGTTTAAGGAGTCTTCCGAGAAAGATCCTAACCAGCGTTACAGCGACTATTATATCTGGATGAACGATATTCCTGAGAGCGAGAAGAAAGAAATAGAAGCCCGTCATCAGGAGGCAAGTCCGGAGTCTAGTACCCGAGGCAGATATGTGGAGGCGAATGCTCCTCGTGCCAAGTATTATGAGAAGAATTTCTTCGAGTGCCAGCCAGCCTTGAACTATGGCTTTGCTCATCCAGACCCAAATCATCCTTGGGAGCAGAGCGTAGATGCGCCTGGACCACAGGCTGTTCGCAGGGAAATACGTAACATCATGGCTTTCTGGTTTGATAAGGGTGTAGATGGATTCCGTGTTGATATGGCGTCATCGCTCATCAAAAACGACCCTGACAAGAAGGAGGTTTCCAAACTCTGGAATGAGATGCGTGCATGGAAGGACAAGTACTATCCTGAGACCGTCCTGATTTCAGAGTGGGCTAATCCGCAGCAAGCCATTCCTGCCGGCTTCAACATCGATTTCTACATCCATTTCGGTCTTAAGGGTTATGCCTCTCTGTTCTTCGACCGCAAGACTCCATGGGGCAAGTGGGAGAAGAGCTATCAGAACTGCTATTTCGACAAGCAGGGCAAGGGTTCGCTTAAGGAATTTAGCGAGAACTATACCAAGGCATATAATGCCACCAAGAATCTCGGCTACATCGCTGTTCCATCTGCCAACCACGATTACCAGCGCCCTAACATCGGAACCCGCAACACGCCAGACCAGTTGAAGGTGGCGATGACCTTCTTCCTCACCATGCCAGGTGTTCCATTTATCTATTATGGTGATGAGATTGGTATGAAGTATCAGATGAATCTCCCTAACAAGGAGGGTAGCAATGAGCGCTCTGGTACCCGCACTCCGATGCAGTGGACCAAGGGCAAGAATGCCGGCTTCTCAACGAGTGCGCCTGATAAACTCTACTTCCCTGTAGATACGGAAAACGGAAAGTTGACCGTTGAAGCTCAGCAGGGAGATCAGAATTCTCTGTTGTCATATACCCGTAAGCTGACCGCTTTGCGTCATTCAGCCAAGGCTCTTGACAATGAGGGAGATTGGAAGCTTCTGAACCAGAAGGGTCAGGAATATCCGATGGTATATGAGCGCACTTTGGGTGATGAGAAGTATGTTGTTGTCGTGAATCCTGGTGCCAAGGCAGCCTCTCTCAACATCAGCTCTGTAGGTGGCAAGGCAGTTTCTGTTCTTTCTACAGGCAAGGTTGTATATAAATCAGGCAAGAAGACCGATGCTATCAAAGCTTCAGGCATTAGTGCCGCCGTATTCAAGGTGGCTAAGTAA